The sequence below is a genomic window from Serratia nevei.
TGGACGTTCGACGACGGCTATATGCATCCGGGCGACAAGCCGGGCATCGGCATCGAGTTCGATGAGAAGCTGGCGGCCCGTTACCCGTATGAACCGGCCTACCTGCCGGTTGCGCGTCTGGAGGATGGCACCTTATGGAACTGGTAAACACCATGCGCAGCGTCGTGATCGAACAGCCCGGGCGCCTGGCGCTGCAGACGCGCGCGCTGCCGCAGCCGGCGGCCGGCGAGGTGCGGGTCAAGGTGAAATTCGCCGGCATCTGCGGCTCCGACGTCCATATCTATCACGGCCATAACCCGTTCGCCCGCTATCCGCGGGTGATCGGCCACGAGTTCTTCGGCCTGATCGATGCGCTGGGCGAAGGCGTCGATCCGGCGCGCCTCGGCGAACGCGTCTCGGTAGATCCGGTGGTGAGCTGCGGCCACTGCTATCCCTGTTCGGTCGGCCGGCCCAACGTCTGCACCTCGCTGCAGGTGATCGGCGTGCACCGCGACGGCGGCTTCAGCGACTACGCCTGCGTACCGGCGCGCAACGCCTATCCGGTTCCGCCCGCCATCAGCGATCGCCACGCCGCGATGATCGAACCCTTCAGCATCGCCGCCAACATCACCGCCCACCTGCAACCGCGTCCTGACGACATCGCGCTGATCTACGGCGCCGGGCCGATGGGGCTCACGGTGATCCAGACGCTGAAAGGCGTGTACGGCGTCAAGCAGGTGTGGGTCGTCGATCGCATCGCCGAGCGGCTGGACATGGCGCGCGCCAACGGCGCCGACGAGACGTTCAACAACGCCGAGGCCGCATTGCCGCAGGCGCTGCAGCAGCGCGGCATTCAGCCGACGCTGATCGTCGATGCCGCCTGCCACCCCGCCATTTTGCCGGAGGCGATCGCGCTGGCCTCGCCGGCGGCGCGCATCGGCATCATGGGCTTTTCCGGCGACGCCTGCACCCTGACCCAGCAGAGCATCACCAGCAAGGAGCTGTCGATCTTCTCCTCGCGCCTGAACAGCGCACGCTTCCCGCAGGTGATCGCCTGGATGGCGGACGGCAAGCTAGACCCGCAGCGGCTGCTCACCCACTGCGTGCCCGCCGGCGACGTCGAACGGGCGATGCTGATGTTCGAGCGGGATCAGCGCACCTGCTGCAAGGTGCTGCTGCAGTTCGAGTAACGCCAAGGCCGCATCGGGGCATTGGGCGGCCCCGCCGCCCGTGCAAACAACGAAGCATCACGATTAAAACGACACCCAGTGGAGTGCTTTATGTTTAAAAACCTGCGTTGGACCATCGTGTTCCTGCTGTTCATGGTCTACATGATCAACTACCTCGATCGCGTGGCGCTGTCGATCACCGTGCCGATGATCGAACAGGATCTGATGCTGAACGCCGAACAGTTCGGCCTGATCTTCGGCAGCTTCTTCTTCGGCTACGCCATCTTCAACTTCGTCGGCGGGCTGGCGGTCGACCGTTTCGGCCCGACGCTGGTCCTGGGCGTGGCGGTCGGTCTGTGGTCCCTCTTCTGCGGCATGACGGCAATCGCCACCGGTTTTTACTCGATGCTGATCCTGCGCGTCCTGTTCGGCATGGCCGAAGGGCCGATCTGCGCCTCGGCCAACAAGATGATCAATGGCTGGTTCCCGAAGAAGCAGGCGGCGACCGCCATGGGCCTGCTCAGCGCCGGTTCGCCGTTAGGCGGCGCCGTGGCCGGGCCGATCGTCGGCTATCTGGCGCTGGCGTTCGGCTGGCGGCCGGCGTTTATGATCATCTGCGCCATCGGCATCGTCTGGATGCTGGTGTGGTTCTTCGTGGTGGCGGATAACCCGGCGAAAAGCCAGCGCGTCAGCGCCGAAGAACGGGCGCTGATCGCGCGGTTGAAACAGGAAAACCTCGGCGAGGAAAGCGCGCTGAGCGACGCCGCGCACGGGCTGGGTTACTACCTGAAGCAGCCGATCATTCTGGTCACCGCCTTCGCCTTCTTCTGCTACAACTACATTCTGTTCTTCTTCCTGAGCTGGTTCCCCTCGTATCTGGTGCAGGCGCACAACCTGAACATCAAGGAGATGAGTCTGACCACGATGATCCCGTGGATCGTCGGCTTCGTCGGGCTGGCGCTCGGCGGCTATATTTCCGACAAAATCTTCAACATCACCGGCAAATTGCTGCTGTCGCGCAAGATC
It includes:
- a CDS encoding Zn-dependent oxidoreductase, with product MRSVVIEQPGRLALQTRALPQPAAGEVRVKVKFAGICGSDVHIYHGHNPFARYPRVIGHEFFGLIDALGEGVDPARLGERVSVDPVVSCGHCYPCSVGRPNVCTSLQVIGVHRDGGFSDYACVPARNAYPVPPAISDRHAAMIEPFSIAANITAHLQPRPDDIALIYGAGPMGLTVIQTLKGVYGVKQVWVVDRIAERLDMARANGADETFNNAEAALPQALQQRGIQPTLIVDAACHPAILPEAIALASPAARIGIMGFSGDACTLTQQSITSKELSIFSSRLNSARFPQVIAWMADGKLDPQRLLTHCVPAGDVERAMLMFERDQRTCCKVLLQFE
- a CDS encoding MFS transporter; the protein is MFKNLRWTIVFLLFMVYMINYLDRVALSITVPMIEQDLMLNAEQFGLIFGSFFFGYAIFNFVGGLAVDRFGPTLVLGVAVGLWSLFCGMTAIATGFYSMLILRVLFGMAEGPICASANKMINGWFPKKQAATAMGLLSAGSPLGGAVAGPIVGYLALAFGWRPAFMIICAIGIVWMLVWFFVVADNPAKSQRVSAEERALIARLKQENLGEESALSDAAHGLGYYLKQPIILVTAFAFFCYNYILFFFLSWFPSYLVQAHNLNIKEMSLTTMIPWIVGFVGLALGGYISDKIFNITGKLLLSRKIVLVTSLLAAAVCVALAGTVSSVVPAVMLMSVSIFFLYITGALYWAIIQDVVHKSRVGGASGFIHLIGSVSGIIGPIVTGYIVQNTGKFDSAFMLAGGVAALGALLVLLVIKAPRATAGVQILKP